In a single window of the Pelagibacterium sp. 26DY04 genome:
- a CDS encoding ABC transporter permease subunit, whose protein sequence is MRRGFIIPTLAVLGFAFLYAPIISLIVFSFNESRLVTVWTGFSTQWYAALFNDSQIVSAAILSLQIAAVSATIATVLGTLAGIALSRLGRFRGKTALTGMASAPLVMPDVITGLSLLLLFVSMEGLLGWPSGRGFTTITIAHSTFCMAYVTVVVRARLSDMDRSLDEAAMDLGATPLRVFFDITLPIISPALISGWLLAFTLSLDDLVIASFVSGPGASTLPMVIFSKIRLGVSPDVNALATIIIGIVALGVVGATLIGMRAQRKV, encoded by the coding sequence ATGAGGCGCGGCTTCATCATTCCCACCCTTGCCGTGCTCGGCTTTGCATTCCTTTATGCGCCGATCATTTCGCTCATCGTCTTCTCGTTCAACGAGAGCCGGCTGGTGACGGTGTGGACTGGTTTTTCAACCCAGTGGTATGCGGCGCTCTTCAATGACTCCCAGATTGTCTCGGCCGCCATTTTGAGCCTACAGATCGCGGCGGTGAGCGCCACGATCGCGACGGTGCTGGGCACGCTCGCAGGCATCGCGCTGTCCCGGCTCGGGCGCTTCCGCGGCAAGACGGCTCTGACCGGCATGGCCTCTGCCCCGCTGGTGATGCCCGACGTGATTACCGGCTTGTCGCTGCTGCTGTTGTTCGTCTCGATGGAAGGGCTGCTCGGCTGGCCGTCCGGACGCGGCTTTACCACCATCACCATCGCCCATTCGACCTTCTGCATGGCCTATGTGACAGTGGTGGTACGGGCGCGGCTTTCCGACATGGACCGCTCGCTGGACGAAGCCGCGATGGATTTGGGCGCCACTCCGCTGCGGGTGTTTTTCGACATCACCTTGCCCATCATTTCTCCCGCCCTGATTTCGGGATGGCTCTTGGCGTTCACCCTCTCGCTGGACGATCTGGTGATCGCGAGCTTTGTTTCAGGTCCAGGCGCCTCGACACTTCCCATGGTGATCTTTTCCAAGATCCGCCTGGGGGTTTCACCGGACGTCAACGCCCTTGCCACCATCATCATCGGCATTGTGGCCCTGGGCGTCGTCGGGGCGACGCTGATCGGAATGCGCGCCCAGCGCAAGGTTTAA
- a CDS encoding pyridoxal phosphate-dependent aminotransferase produces MTATARPEVLALSSSRIRDIANAGMGRSDIAAFWFGEGDEVTPQFIRDAAQKAISDGETFYVHNLGLPALREAIATYESKLQGFASSPDRIAVTGSGVSALMIANQLVVSPGSKVVVVTPIWPNIAEAPRLIGAEVTRFALGVENGRWTLDLDRLLETLTPDTRMLIINAPNNPTGFTLDAEAQRAILAHCRKHGIWILSDEVYERLVFDGGAAAPSMLVHAGPEDRVIRVNSFSKAWRMTGWRLGWLTLPETMMPDVPKVIEYNTSCAPAFIQKGGIAALSDPRGEQSVAELRAGLSASRKLLLDGLDHLGGIEAPRSDGAMYAFFRIEGETDDMNVAKTLVTEHGLGLAPGSAFGPEGAGWLRWCFAARPEKIATGLERLEAFLRAR; encoded by the coding sequence ATGACTGCGACTGCCCGCCCCGAAGTTCTCGCACTCTCGTCCTCGCGCATCCGCGACATAGCCAATGCCGGCATGGGGCGCTCCGATATCGCCGCGTTCTGGTTCGGCGAAGGTGACGAGGTCACCCCCCAATTCATCCGGGACGCAGCGCAGAAAGCGATCTCGGATGGCGAAACCTTTTACGTCCACAATCTGGGCCTCCCGGCACTGCGTGAGGCGATTGCCACCTATGAGAGCAAGCTGCAGGGCTTTGCTTCGTCTCCCGATCGGATCGCGGTCACCGGATCTGGTGTCTCGGCGTTGATGATCGCCAACCAGCTCGTCGTTTCGCCGGGGAGCAAGGTGGTTGTCGTTACCCCCATCTGGCCCAATATCGCCGAGGCGCCGCGCCTGATCGGGGCGGAGGTCACCCGCTTTGCTCTCGGCGTGGAGAACGGTCGCTGGACGCTCGATCTCGATCGGCTGCTCGAGACGCTGACGCCCGATACGCGGATGCTGATCATCAACGCGCCGAACAACCCCACCGGCTTTACGCTCGATGCCGAGGCCCAGCGCGCGATTCTTGCCCATTGCCGCAAGCATGGCATCTGGATCTTGAGCGATGAGGTTTATGAGCGGTTGGTCTTCGATGGCGGCGCGGCGGCGCCCTCCATGCTCGTCCATGCCGGGCCTGAAGACCGGGTGATCAGGGTCAATTCGTTCTCGAAAGCCTGGCGCATGACCGGCTGGCGGCTCGGCTGGCTGACCCTCCCGGAAACCATGATGCCGGATGTGCCCAAGGTGATCGAATACAACACCTCCTGCGCTCCGGCTTTTATCCAGAAAGGGGGTATCGCCGCGCTCAGCGATCCGCGCGGCGAGCAATCGGTCGCCGAACTCAGGGCCGGGCTTTCGGCCTCACGCAAGCTGCTGCTCGACGGGCTGGACCATCTGGGCGGCATCGAAGCGCCACGCAGCGACGGGGCCATGTACGCCTTCTTCCGCATCGAAGGCGAAACCGACGACATGAATGTCGCCAAGACGCTGGTGACCGAACACGGCCTGGGCCTTGCGCCGGGCAGCGCCTTTGGGCCCGAGGGCGCTGGCTGGTTGCGCTGGTGCTTTGCCGCACGGCCCGAAAAGATCGCCACGGGCCTCGAACGGCTCGAGGCCTTCCTGCGCGCGCGTTAG
- a CDS encoding alpha/beta hydrolase — translation MDISRRSFLGSMSAFALGAGLLPSQAQAVSLMDPFNLPTAVDGGVVKIGDGIAYAGGPRGKLDVYVKQNPSANAPVVMFIYGGGWNRGERWEYDFVGRALASRGFVTVIPDYRLVPEVTYPAFLYDVAVAAKWVEDNITTFGGNPDKLFMAGHSAGAYNAVMMGLDPSFFRDAGCGLKVRGVAGLAGPYDFYPFEFNEVRAAFGYAPNPEGTQPVRLVTSDAPPMFLATGNLDLIVKTDNTTALAAKLREHNVPVDERYYDGIGHMEIVTALGAMLRWRAPVLDDMVNFYASLGALDA, via the coding sequence ATGGACATTTCGCGTCGTTCTTTCCTCGGCTCGATGAGCGCGTTCGCTTTGGGCGCGGGGCTATTGCCGAGCCAGGCCCAGGCCGTATCGCTCATGGACCCTTTCAACCTGCCAACCGCCGTCGATGGCGGCGTGGTCAAGATCGGTGACGGCATCGCCTATGCCGGCGGGCCGCGCGGCAAGCTCGATGTCTATGTGAAGCAGAACCCGAGCGCCAATGCGCCGGTGGTGATGTTCATCTATGGCGGCGGCTGGAACAGGGGCGAGCGCTGGGAATATGATTTCGTCGGCCGTGCCTTGGCCTCGCGCGGCTTCGTCACGGTCATTCCCGATTATCGCTTGGTGCCGGAAGTCACCTATCCGGCCTTCCTCTACGATGTGGCCGTGGCCGCCAAATGGGTGGAAGACAATATCACGACCTTCGGCGGCAACCCCGATAAGCTCTTCATGGCCGGGCACTCCGCAGGCGCCTACAACGCCGTGATGATGGGGCTCGATCCCTCGTTTTTCAGAGATGCCGGGTGCGGCCTCAAGGTGCGTGGCGTAGCCGGGCTTGCCGGACCCTATGATTTCTACCCCTTCGAATTCAACGAGGTGCGGGCGGCGTTCGGCTATGCGCCCAATCCCGAGGGCACGCAGCCGGTCAGGCTCGTCACCTCCGATGCCCCACCCATGTTCCTTGCGACCGGCAATCTGGATCTGATCGTCAAGACCGACAACACGACGGCGCTTGCCGCGAAACTGCGCGAGCACAACGTGCCGGTCGATGAGCGATACTATGACGGAATTGGACACATGGAAATCGTAACAGCGCTGGGCGCCATGCTCAGATGGCGCGCTCCGGTGCTCGACGACATGGTCAATTTCTACGCCAGTCTCGGGGCGCTGGACGCCTAA
- a CDS encoding VOC family protein, whose amino-acid sequence MAHIALVVGNYDEAIDFYVGRLGFELVKDTYQPEQDKRWVLVRPRGEGTTSILLARASSDHQARYISDQAGGRVFLFLSTDDFQRDYAAYRAAGIEFVREPKVADYGTVAVFKDLYGNLWDLVQFAPS is encoded by the coding sequence CTGGCGCATATCGCGCTCGTCGTCGGCAACTATGACGAGGCCATCGACTTCTATGTGGGGCGGCTCGGGTTCGAGCTGGTCAAGGACACCTATCAGCCCGAGCAGGATAAGCGCTGGGTCTTGGTCCGGCCCAGGGGCGAGGGGACCACGTCGATCCTGCTGGCGCGGGCGTCCAGCGATCATCAGGCTCGCTACATAAGCGATCAGGCCGGCGGCCGGGTATTCCTCTTCCTGAGCACCGACGATTTCCAGCGCGACTATGCGGCTTATCGCGCCGCCGGCATCGAGTTCGTTCGCGAGCCCAAGGTCGCCGACTACGGGACCGTCGCCGTGTTCAAGGATCTGTACGGAAACCTTTGGGACCTCGTGCAGTTCGCCCCATCCTGA
- a CDS encoding M23 family metallopeptidase: MNAAQRNRQAALLKATGYEDSPALTVKSSEGALPQGREISFAWLAGTVLTGVTSFMLMAGALQVSFKGQDTFSTPFEALAITAGEDVSSTPNSLVGKTRRAKPITQTHSDLEVIETSIREVVDGVARIRNQPFTTINATLATAATALSEDIPEYDPVALLARNEPLRANPATDLVSTDIYGADVEGEVTVRTAALELGDPPHRAINDVSAAQFVRLSVEGAYTEADGPLMAYAAPGASLRELGLEAPPGTMAGVAENVTIMPKTRMAEDMSNLRTERVLTIREETPLAEAFMRNGFTTQMVTAVTRAMHNLFPETDLPAGTRLRILFGPSRGTDTLIPYRVSIYDDTVHRVTVALTDQGRYVTALEPPVIEFSEEDTEEVNLGNLPTIYRSIWETGRKHELDDATIDRIAAMFAYDLDLTRRVSPGDSIEILLSGTAEDGEQELLYVALTLGNTVRELFRFQTEDGVIDFYNPDGETGKQFLLRRPLEGGGTLRSRYGYRSHPIFGDYRLHTGVDLAARTGTPIYAGGDGIVEMAQWYSGYGRYVELRHANGYNTAYGHMSAIADGITPGTRVTQGQVIGYVGSTGQSTGPHLHYEIKINGNTVDPLAVKLPRANTLPQQYQGEFEATIAQVRALINQDGTPADPVTVAASE, encoded by the coding sequence TTGAACGCAGCGCAACGCAACCGGCAGGCCGCCTTGCTCAAGGCGACAGGATATGAGGATTCGCCGGCGCTGACCGTCAAGTCCTCGGAAGGCGCGCTGCCGCAGGGGCGTGAGATCAGCTTCGCCTGGCTTGCCGGCACGGTTTTGACCGGCGTCACCTCCTTCATGCTCATGGCCGGTGCGTTGCAGGTTTCCTTTAAAGGGCAGGACACGTTTTCCACGCCATTTGAGGCTTTGGCGATCACGGCAGGTGAGGACGTTTCGTCCACGCCGAATTCTCTGGTGGGCAAGACGCGTCGTGCCAAGCCCATTACGCAGACCCATTCGGATCTGGAAGTGATCGAAACCTCCATCCGCGAGGTTGTCGACGGCGTTGCACGTATCCGCAATCAGCCGTTCACCACCATCAATGCGACCCTGGCGACGGCGGCCACAGCGCTTTCCGAAGATATTCCCGAATACGACCCTGTGGCGCTGCTCGCTCGTAACGAGCCGTTGCGCGCCAATCCTGCTACCGATCTGGTCAGCACCGATATCTATGGGGCCGATGTCGAAGGGGAGGTGACGGTGCGGACGGCGGCGCTCGAGTTGGGCGATCCGCCACACCGGGCCATCAACGATGTCAGCGCCGCGCAGTTCGTGCGCCTTTCCGTGGAAGGAGCGTATACGGAAGCCGATGGGCCATTGATGGCCTATGCGGCTCCGGGGGCGAGCCTTCGTGAACTCGGCCTGGAAGCGCCTCCCGGCACCATGGCCGGTGTGGCCGAGAACGTGACGATCATGCCCAAGACCCGTATGGCCGAGGACATGAGCAATCTGCGCACCGAGCGCGTTTTGACCATCCGCGAGGAAACTCCGCTGGCCGAAGCGTTCATGCGCAACGGGTTCACCACGCAGATGGTGACGGCTGTTACCCGTGCGATGCACAACCTTTTTCCCGAGACCGACCTGCCGGCCGGAACACGGCTGCGCATTCTCTTTGGTCCTTCCCGTGGGACCGACACGCTGATTCCATACCGCGTCTCGATCTATGACGACACCGTCCACCGGGTGACGGTCGCGCTGACCGACCAGGGGCGTTATGTGACGGCACTGGAGCCGCCGGTGATCGAATTTTCCGAGGAAGACACCGAAGAGGTCAATCTCGGCAATTTGCCCACCATCTATCGTTCGATCTGGGAAACCGGGCGCAAGCATGAGCTCGACGACGCCACCATCGACAGGATCGCGGCGATGTTTGCCTATGACCTCGACCTCACCCGTCGGGTGTCACCAGGTGACTCCATCGAGATCCTGCTTTCGGGAACCGCCGAGGACGGCGAGCAGGAGTTGCTCTATGTGGCCCTGACCCTGGGCAATACCGTGCGCGAATTGTTCAGGTTCCAGACCGAGGACGGGGTCATCGATTTCTACAATCCCGATGGCGAGACCGGAAAGCAATTTCTGTTGCGCCGGCCGCTCGAAGGGGGTGGGACGCTGCGCTCGCGCTATGGCTATCGCAGCCACCCCATCTTCGGGGATTACCGGCTTCATACCGGTGTCGATCTCGCGGCGCGGACCGGAACGCCGATCTATGCGGGCGGCGACGGGATCGTCGAGATGGCCCAATGGTATTCGGGCTATGGCCGTTATGTGGAACTGCGCCACGCCAATGGCTACAACACCGCCTACGGCCACATGAGCGCCATCGCCGATGGGATCACGCCGGGTACGCGGGTAACCCAGGGGCAGGTGATCGGCTATGTGGGGTCCACCGGCCAGTCGACAGGTCCGCACCTTCACTATGAGATCAAGATCAACGGGAATACCGTCGATCCACTGGCGGTGAAACTCCCTCGTGCCAACACCCTGCCCCAGCAGTATCAGGGCGAGTTCGAGGCAACCATCGCCCAGGTGCGCGCGCTCATCAACCAGGACGGGACGCCGGCCGATCCGGTGACGGTCGCAGCGAGCGAGTAA
- a CDS encoding VOC family protein — protein MSAVPINYVEFVSGDFAASRKFFEGAFGWRFTEYGPDYVGIEDAGLDGGIARAEGERRVPLVILFADDLDAAEAAVRQAGGEITRPQYDFPGGRRFHFREPGGNELAVWAEPKG, from the coding sequence ATGAGCGCTGTCCCCATCAACTACGTCGAGTTCGTCAGCGGCGATTTCGCCGCCAGCCGTAAATTCTTTGAAGGCGCCTTCGGCTGGCGCTTTACCGAGTACGGACCTGACTATGTCGGCATCGAAGATGCGGGTCTCGATGGCGGCATAGCCAGGGCCGAAGGCGAGCGCCGCGTACCGCTCGTCATCCTCTTTGCCGACGATCTCGATGCCGCCGAAGCCGCAGTGCGCCAGGCCGGAGGAGAGATCACGCGGCCGCAATATGATTTCCCCGGCGGCCGGCGGTTCCATTTCCGCGAACCTGGCGGGAACGAGCTGGCGGTCTGGGCCGAACCGAAGGGATAA
- a CDS encoding oxygenase MpaB family protein — translation MVSDAILNRLIGPVGALMQPPEGMAFDYAAPAGAPALVSPDSLSWRLFKNPVSLFVGGVAAVILELAEPSVRSGVWEHSSFRKDAITRLRRTGAAAMMTVYGPREAAEKMIARVVRVHERVVGETPAGISYRANDQRLLDWVQATAGFGFITAYSAFVRPLTPAEQSMAFAEGAGAARLYGALGAPDSLNAWHAMLAQTLPDLEPSPIVFEFLGIMNRALILPAPLRPMQRLMIRAAIDIVPAEVQERLGLEGRGLSAPERSVVRFIARLADRIPILDAPPAQASIRMGRPADFLYRKTGFRH, via the coding sequence ATGGTCAGCGACGCAATTCTAAACCGCCTCATCGGACCGGTCGGCGCCCTGATGCAGCCTCCCGAGGGCATGGCGTTCGACTATGCGGCGCCAGCCGGAGCGCCGGCGCTGGTTTCGCCAGATTCGCTCTCCTGGCGGCTGTTCAAAAATCCGGTTTCGCTTTTCGTGGGTGGCGTGGCGGCAGTGATTCTCGAATTGGCCGAACCTTCGGTGCGCTCTGGCGTCTGGGAGCATTCGAGCTTTCGCAAGGATGCCATCACGCGGCTGCGGCGCACGGGCGCGGCGGCGATGATGACGGTTTATGGCCCGCGCGAAGCGGCCGAAAAGATGATCGCCCGCGTGGTGCGCGTCCATGAGCGGGTGGTGGGAGAGACGCCTGCCGGCATTTCCTACCGCGCCAACGATCAGCGTCTGCTCGATTGGGTGCAGGCAACGGCGGGTTTTGGGTTCATCACCGCCTATTCCGCCTTCGTTCGACCATTAACGCCCGCTGAACAATCGATGGCCTTTGCCGAAGGCGCCGGGGCCGCAAGGCTTTATGGCGCTTTGGGCGCGCCCGACTCGCTTAACGCCTGGCATGCAATGCTGGCGCAAACGCTGCCAGACCTCGAGCCTTCGCCAATCGTCTTCGAATTTCTCGGCATCATGAACCGCGCTCTCATTCTGCCAGCGCCGCTGCGCCCCATGCAGCGCCTGATGATACGCGCCGCCATCGATATCGTACCCGCCGAGGTTCAAGAACGCCTCGGGCTGGAGGGCAGGGGACTTTCAGCTCCAGAACGTAGCGTGGTGCGCTTCATCGCACGGCTGGCCGATCGCATCCCGATCCTCGACGCTCCACCGGCACAGGCCTCTATCCGAATGGGCCGTCCGGCCGATTTCCTCTACCGCAAAACCGGTTTTCGCCATTGA
- a CDS encoding GIY-YIG nuclease family protein, with product MTRDKVCAPFSVPSVSRACRTALIGDTLQTSFRPGGIVMIDEKQYFVYILASGIGRKVYVGVTNNLFRRIPEHKAGKGGTYTRENRIDRLVYYEVHTDVAMAILREKRIKRWSRRDKVTMIERENPNWVDLFPRLRP from the coding sequence TTGACCCGGGACAAGGTATGCGCGCCGTTTTCGGTTCCTTCCGTGTCGCGCGCCTGCCGCACTGCCTTGATCGGCGACACGCTCCAAACTAGCTTCCGGCCTGGGGGCATCGTCATGATCGATGAGAAGCAATACTTCGTCTACATTCTCGCCAGCGGAATCGGGCGTAAGGTCTATGTCGGCGTCACCAACAATCTCTTCCGCCGGATTCCCGAGCACAAGGCAGGCAAGGGCGGAACCTACACGAGAGAGAACCGCATAGATCGGCTCGTCTATTACGAGGTCCACACCGACGTCGCGATGGCTATCCTGCGGGAAAAGCGGATCAAGCGCTGGTCGCGGCGGGACAAGGTGACGATGATCGAGCGGGAAAATCCGAACTGGGTGGATTTATTTCCCAGGCTGCGGCCGTGA
- the clpB gene encoding ATP-dependent chaperone ClpB: MNIEKYTERTRGFIQSAQQLALSRGHQQFTPLHILKVLVDDPEGMATGLIERAGGNSQAVRAGVEEGLKKIPSVSGDNGQIYLSRELARVFETAEAAAQKAGDSFVAVERMLLALTIEKDTDAGRILASAGVTANGLNAAIEAIRKGRTADSASAENTYDALKKYARDLTEDAREGKLDPVIGRDEEIRRAIQVLSRRTKNNPVLIGEPGVGKTAIAEGLALRIVNGDVPESLKNKSLLALDMGALIAGAKYRGEFEERLKSVLSEVSAAEGQIILFIDEMHTLVGAGKSDGAMDASNLLKPALARGELHCVGATTLDEYKKYVEKDAALARRFQPVFVNEPTVEDTISILRGLKEKYELHHGVRISDSALVSAATLSNRYITDRFLPDKAIDLMDEASARLRMAVDSKPEALDELDRRIIQLKIEREALKKEEDDASKTRLARLEAELAGLEEESDAMTARWLAEKERLAGGTKLKEQLDAARTELELAQRKGDLARAGELAYGVIPDLEKRLKDAESAEATGTEMVEEVVTPNHIAQVVSRWTGVPVDKMLEGERDKLLRMEDELGRRVIGQAEAVEAVSRAVRRARAGLQDPNRPIGSFMFLGPTGVGKTELTKALAQFLFDDETAMVRLDMSEFMEKHAVARLIGAPPGYVGYDEGGVLTEAVRRRPYQVVLFDEIEKAHPDVFNVLLQVLDDGRLTDGQGHTVDFRNTLIIMTSNLGAEYLAAQPDGESVELVRGKVLDAVKAAFRPEFLNRVDEILLFHRLERGQMGAIVDIQLQHLQKLLDTREITLEVTPAAREWLAREGYDSAYGARPLKRVIQRSVQDELAEKMLAGDVVDGGTVKVDAGEDGLVILPVVEGEAVEKAAE, encoded by the coding sequence ATGAATATCGAAAAATACACCGAGCGGACGCGCGGGTTCATCCAGAGCGCGCAGCAGCTTGCCCTATCGCGCGGCCACCAGCAGTTTACCCCGCTCCACATCCTCAAAGTCCTCGTCGATGACCCCGAAGGCATGGCCACAGGGCTGATCGAGCGTGCCGGCGGCAATTCCCAGGCCGTGCGCGCCGGGGTGGAAGAGGGATTGAAGAAAATCCCGTCGGTTTCCGGCGACAATGGCCAGATCTACCTGTCGCGTGAACTTGCCCGCGTTTTCGAAACCGCCGAAGCGGCGGCCCAGAAGGCTGGCGATTCCTTTGTGGCGGTCGAGCGCATGCTGCTCGCGCTGACCATCGAGAAAGACACCGACGCGGGCAGGATTCTCGCCTCGGCCGGCGTCACCGCCAATGGTCTCAACGCCGCCATCGAAGCCATCCGCAAGGGCCGCACCGCCGATTCGGCATCTGCGGAAAACACCTATGATGCGCTCAAGAAATATGCCCGCGACCTCACCGAGGACGCGCGCGAAGGCAAGCTCGATCCGGTGATCGGGCGTGACGAGGAAATCCGCCGCGCCATCCAGGTGCTTTCGCGCCGCACCAAGAACAATCCCGTCTTGATCGGCGAACCCGGCGTCGGCAAGACCGCCATCGCCGAAGGCCTGGCCCTGCGCATCGTCAATGGCGACGTGCCCGAATCGCTCAAAAACAAATCCCTTCTCGCGCTGGACATGGGGGCGCTGATCGCCGGCGCGAAATATCGCGGCGAGTTCGAGGAACGCCTGAAATCGGTGCTGAGCGAAGTCTCCGCCGCCGAAGGTCAGATCATCCTCTTCATCGACGAGATGCACACCCTGGTTGGCGCCGGCAAGTCCGATGGCGCCATGGATGCGTCCAATCTTTTAAAACCCGCCCTGGCGCGCGGCGAGCTCCACTGCGTGGGCGCCACGACGCTCGACGAATACAAGAAGTATGTCGAAAAGGACGCGGCGCTCGCCCGCCGTTTCCAGCCGGTTTTCGTCAATGAGCCCACCGTCGAGGATACCATTTCGATCCTGCGCGGATTGAAGGAGAAGTACGAACTCCACCACGGGGTCCGCATTTCCGATTCGGCACTGGTCTCGGCCGCGACGCTCAGTAACCGCTACATCACCGACCGCTTCCTGCCCGACAAGGCCATCGACCTGATGGACGAGGCCTCGGCGCGCCTGCGCATGGCGGTGGACTCCAAGCCCGAGGCGCTGGACGAACTCGATCGCCGCATCATCCAATTGAAGATCGAGCGCGAGGCGCTGAAAAAGGAAGAGGATGATGCCAGCAAGACCCGTCTCGCCCGGCTCGAAGCCGAACTGGCCGGGCTCGAGGAAGAATCCGATGCCATGACGGCGCGCTGGTTGGCCGAAAAGGAACGCCTTGCCGGAGGCACCAAGCTCAAGGAACAGCTCGACGCCGCCCGCACCGAGCTCGAACTGGCCCAGCGCAAGGGCGATCTCGCTCGCGCGGGGGAACTTGCCTATGGCGTCATCCCCGATCTCGAAAAGCGGTTGAAGGATGCCGAATCGGCTGAGGCGACGGGCACCGAGATGGTCGAGGAGGTCGTCACCCCCAACCATATCGCCCAGGTCGTCTCCCGCTGGACGGGCGTTCCGGTCGACAAGATGCTCGAAGGCGAGCGGGACAAGCTGTTGCGCATGGAAGACGAGCTGGGCAGGCGCGTCATCGGCCAGGCCGAGGCGGTCGAGGCGGTTTCCCGCGCCGTGCGCCGGGCCCGTGCGGGGTTGCAGGACCCCAACCGCCCCATCGGCTCGTTCATGTTCCTGGGCCCCACCGGCGTGGGCAAGACCGAGCTGACCAAGGCGCTCGCGCAATTCCTGTTCGATGACGAGACGGCCATGGTCCGGCTCGACATGTCCGAATTCATGGAAAAGCACGCCGTGGCTCGCTTGATCGGCGCGCCTCCGGGCTATGTAGGCTATGATGAGGGCGGCGTGCTCACCGAAGCCGTGCGCCGGCGGCCCTATCAGGTGGTCCTGTTCGACGAGATCGAAAAGGCCCATCCGGACGTCTTCAACGTGCTCTTGCAGGTGCTTGACGATGGCCGGCTGACCGACGGCCAGGGCCATACCGTCGATTTCCGCAACACGCTCATCATCATGACCTCGAACCTGGGCGCCGAATATCTCGCCGCCCAGCCGGACGGGGAATCGGTCGAGCTTGTGCGCGGCAAGGTGCTCGATGCGGTCAAGGCGGCCTTCCGGCCCGAGTTCCTCAACCGCGTGGACGAGATCTTGTTGTTCCACCGGCTCGAACGCGGTCAGATGGGCGCCATCGTCGATATCCAGCTCCAGCACCTGCAAAAGCTGCTCGACACCCGCGAGATCACCCTCGAGGTCACTCCCGCCGCCCGCGAATGGCTGGCCCGCGAGGGCTACGACTCCGCCTACGGCGCCCGCCCCTTGAAGCGCGTCATCCAGCGTTCGGTGCAGGACGAACTGGCCGAAAAGATGCTGGCCGGCGATGTCGTCGACGGCGGCACCGTTAAGGTCGACGCTGGCGAGGACGGACTGGTGATTCTGCCCGTAGTCGAGGGCGAGGCCGTGGAGAAGGCGGCGGAGTGA
- a CDS encoding DUF4167 domain-containing protein, which yields MRPNQQNNKQRSRGRNNNQRRGGGGGGNPLSRNYESNGPDVKIRGNAAHIAEKYVQLARDASSVGDNVMAENYLQHAEHYFRIILAAQAQYQPRQDQQVDTSPEDDEELETASANGGAEQSERSSEPQETAGEGEEQPRQRRQRRPRRERIEAEAKDGEASDQQPAQSTPAPAAEAAAEEEAPKRTRRPRRKKAESEDEGPAPELPAFLTVGREAAAE from the coding sequence ATGAGACCAAACCAGCAGAACAACAAGCAGCGTTCGCGCGGCCGCAACAATAATCAGCGCCGCGGCGGCGGTGGCGGCGGCAATCCCTTGTCGCGCAACTACGAGAGCAACGGCCCGGACGTCAAGATCCGTGGCAATGCGGCCCATATCGCCGAGAAATACGTGCAGCTCGCCCGCGACGCGTCCTCGGTCGGCGACAATGTGATGGCCGAGAACTATCTCCAGCACGCCGAGCATTATTTCCGCATCATCCTTGCCGCGCAGGCCCAGTATCAGCCGCGCCAGGATCAGCAGGTCGACACCAGCCCCGAGGACGACGAGGAGCTCGAGACCGCTTCCGCCAATGGTGGGGCCGAGCAGTCCGAGCGCTCTTCCGAGCCCCAGGAGACTGCGGGCGAGGGTGAAGAGCAGCCGCGTCAGCGGCGCCAGCGCCGTCCGCGCCGCGAAAGGATCGAAGCCGAAGCCAAGGACGGGGAAGCGAGCGATCAGCAGCCCGCCCAATCGACCCCCGCTCCGGCGGCCGAAGCTGCCGCCGAGGAAGAGGCTCCCAAGCGGACCCGCCGTCCGCGCCGCAAGAAGGCCGAGAGCGAGGATGAAGGGCCGGCTCCCGAGCTGCCCGCCTTCCTCACCGTGGGCCGGGAAGCAGCCGCCGAATAA